One part of the Bdellovibrio sp. KM01 genome encodes these proteins:
- the ydiK gene encoding AI-2E family transporter YdiK: MQTSTPITKTLLTSIVILSLGLVSLWVLSPFIPSLFWAAMITITTWPLLEKLTRRMGGRRGLAITIMMIAMAALVIAPIGAGAYILFTHVDDGIAWLRELPNKQLPPLPEFVTTMPLVGPKISEKWAEFGAKDPTYITEQVRAFSLSAMNYMATAAKEASLFFVYLLLTLGLTGFLYATGETAANGIRKFFIRLAGERGDHAVILAAQSVKAVAMGIVITAAIQTALAGIGLFLTDVPLPGVLTAVAFILCIAQIGVIIPMLIAVGWLYFKDQTVVATSLLVWALFVTAIDNFIRPVLIHKGADLPMILILAGVIGGLLSFGPIGLFIGPVILAVTYRLLESWVTEQRIELELVANIKPLPHAIRPKVTPPSKEKPLDH; this comes from the coding sequence ATGCAAACATCCACACCGATCACAAAAACTCTCCTGACTTCGATCGTTATTCTTTCGTTGGGTCTAGTAAGCCTTTGGGTGCTGTCGCCCTTTATTCCGTCCCTGTTTTGGGCGGCGATGATAACCATCACAACATGGCCTCTTTTAGAAAAACTCACACGCAGAATGGGCGGCCGACGTGGCCTCGCCATCACGATCATGATGATTGCTATGGCAGCACTCGTTATCGCTCCCATAGGAGCTGGCGCGTACATTCTTTTCACTCACGTGGATGACGGCATCGCCTGGTTACGAGAGCTTCCCAACAAACAACTGCCGCCACTGCCTGAATTTGTAACGACAATGCCTTTGGTTGGACCAAAAATCAGTGAAAAGTGGGCCGAGTTTGGAGCTAAAGATCCGACTTACATCACAGAACAGGTTCGTGCGTTTTCTCTGTCTGCCATGAACTATATGGCAACTGCTGCCAAGGAAGCATCACTGTTCTTCGTCTATCTTTTGCTAACTCTGGGGTTGACAGGATTTCTGTATGCCACAGGTGAAACCGCCGCCAATGGAATTCGAAAATTCTTTATTCGCCTCGCGGGAGAACGCGGAGATCACGCCGTCATTTTAGCGGCACAATCCGTAAAAGCCGTCGCTATGGGCATCGTTATCACTGCTGCAATTCAGACAGCATTAGCAGGTATCGGTCTTTTTCTGACAGATGTTCCATTGCCCGGAGTTTTAACCGCAGTGGCTTTTATTCTTTGCATTGCTCAAATTGGTGTCATCATCCCGATGCTGATTGCAGTGGGTTGGCTTTATTTTAAAGATCAAACTGTCGTCGCAACAAGTCTCTTGGTTTGGGCATTGTTCGTCACAGCCATTGATAATTTTATAAGACCCGTTTTAATTCACAAAGGTGCAGATCTTCCTATGATTCTGATTCTTGCGGGGGTCATCGGAGGTTTATTATCTTTCGGACCCATTGGCCTTTTTATTGGACCCGTCATCTTAGCTGTGACTTACCGACTTTTGGAATCCTGGGTGACCGAACAAAGAATTGAGTTGGAGTTAGTCGCGAACATCAAACCGTTGCCACATGCAATAAGGCCAAAAGTCACTCCTCCTTCTAAAGAAAAACCCTTGGATCATTGA
- a CDS encoding DUF1993 family protein — MMYDTLVVQFTKMLGNLNNFLDKSAQFADAKKFQPEVLLNSRLAPDQFPLMRQIQIACDTAKLASARLTGIEAPVFEDKETTLPEIKERIANTIKYLQTLKPANFEQAKTKQITNPRWEGKHMMGEDYANEHAIPNFYFHMTTAYAILRHNGVDLGKKDFLGTLSLK, encoded by the coding sequence ATGATGTACGATACTCTTGTAGTTCAATTCACGAAAATGCTCGGCAACCTGAATAATTTCTTAGACAAAAGCGCTCAATTTGCTGATGCAAAAAAGTTCCAACCCGAAGTTCTATTGAACTCTCGCCTGGCGCCGGATCAATTTCCCTTGATGCGTCAGATTCAGATCGCTTGCGACACTGCGAAGCTTGCGTCAGCTCGCTTGACGGGTATTGAAGCTCCTGTCTTTGAAGACAAAGAAACAACTCTTCCTGAAATTAAAGAACGCATTGCAAACACCATCAAATATCTGCAGACGCTGAAGCCTGCGAACTTTGAGCAAGCGAAAACAAAGCAAATCACCAACCCGCGCTGGGAAGGTAAACACATGATGGGTGAAGACTACGCAAATGAGCACGCCATTCCAAACTTCTATTTCCACATGACGACGGCTTACGCGATTCTTCGCCATAACGGCGTAGACCTGGGCAAAAAAGATTTCTTGGGAACACTTTCCCTTAAGTAA
- a CDS encoding NmrA family NAD(P)-binding protein — MQEKVLVTGATGSIGRELVGRLHDRRAHFVAASHQESVFTPEVRHLQWDLGQKSLVQEAVRDIDVLFLLLPISESMLLYAQNAILAAKNSGVKFMILSSIMGADTESHFLLHRMHGEIEEMARESKIPLVILRPNVFMQNFVTRHTESIRQGALFLPESEAKSSYVDVRDIADVAIKVIENPWLYENRVIDLTGPEALSNEDVLAKISRTLGRRVTYVPVTEAATQHRLVREGLSSWMTDAYLSLHRAAREGMTAMVHPSNQQVRGVAARSFDQFCTEMSHLWKAPFSEDLREASL; from the coding sequence ATGCAAGAAAAAGTATTAGTCACCGGTGCCACCGGAAGTATCGGCCGTGAGTTGGTGGGACGCCTTCATGATAGGCGGGCTCATTTTGTTGCTGCTAGTCATCAGGAGTCAGTCTTTACCCCTGAGGTGCGGCATCTGCAATGGGACTTGGGACAGAAATCTTTGGTACAAGAGGCAGTGAGGGATATCGATGTCCTGTTTCTGCTTTTGCCGATTTCTGAGTCCATGTTGCTTTATGCTCAAAATGCGATACTTGCTGCTAAAAATTCGGGCGTTAAATTTATGATCTTAAGTTCCATTATGGGAGCGGATACGGAGTCGCATTTTCTACTTCACCGGATGCATGGCGAAATCGAAGAGATGGCTCGAGAGAGTAAGATTCCTTTGGTGATTCTGCGGCCGAATGTATTCATGCAGAATTTCGTGACTCGCCATACGGAGTCGATTCGACAGGGAGCTTTGTTTCTGCCTGAAAGTGAAGCAAAAAGTTCCTATGTGGATGTGCGCGATATCGCAGATGTGGCAATCAAGGTGATTGAAAATCCCTGGTTGTACGAGAATCGCGTGATTGATCTGACGGGGCCAGAGGCTTTAAGCAACGAAGATGTCTTAGCGAAAATCTCGCGAACCTTGGGACGACGGGTGACCTATGTTCCGGTGACCGAGGCAGCGACCCAGCATCGTCTTGTGCGAGAAGGGTTAAGCTCGTGGATGACTGATGCCTATTTAAGCCTTCATCGTGCTGCCAGAGAAGGCATGACCGCGATGGTTCATCCTAGCAATCAGCAAGTTCGGGGAGTGGCAGCGAGGAGTTTTGATCAGTTCTGCACGGAGATGAGTCATTTATGGAAGGCTCCTTTTTCAGAAGATTTGCGTGAGGCGAGTCTCTGA
- a CDS encoding HutD family protein, which produces MITYLPKASYKIMPWKNGKGLTSQIALGPEGSSFPDNFSWRISSAQVNSNDPFSKFSGCDRLLMVTQGAGLSLNGSHLLPLQVISFAGETEIQAELIEGPVVDLGVIFKRDSVRAEMKVLNLSEIAELSLEDGIHFIFCLRGRLNVQDLMIHAEDTVRIEKQSVIKLDGLNHSSYVLISIFPA; this is translated from the coding sequence ATGATCACTTATTTGCCAAAAGCTTCCTATAAAATTATGCCTTGGAAAAATGGAAAGGGTCTGACTTCGCAAATTGCGTTAGGACCCGAAGGCTCGTCATTTCCTGATAACTTCTCATGGAGAATCAGTTCGGCACAAGTTAATAGCAATGATCCATTTTCCAAATTTTCTGGGTGTGATCGTTTGTTGATGGTGACTCAGGGGGCGGGACTTTCCCTGAATGGAAGTCATTTATTGCCTCTTCAGGTTATTTCATTCGCCGGTGAAACAGAAATTCAAGCTGAGCTTATTGAAGGTCCTGTTGTTGATTTGGGAGTCATCTTTAAAAGAGATTCTGTGCGTGCAGAAATGAAAGTCTTGAATCTTTCAGAAATTGCTGAGTTGTCGCTGGAAGATGGAATTCATTTTATTTTTTGTTTGCGGGGGCGCTTGAATGTTCAGGATTTGATGATTCATGCTGAAGACACTGTCCGGATCGAGAAACAGTCGGTAATTAAACTTGATGGGCTTAATCACAGTTCCTATGTTTTGATTTCTATTTTCCCAGCTTAG